TAACTTCGATTATTACTTTCTAACATAGGTAACCATAATTTTAAATAATTGCATGTCTGATCAATAAAATTACGTACTTCGGTATGACTATCAAGAAATACTGCTACAGGACTATCAAGTCCATTCATATTACGTAATGTTAAATTCCAATGAGGATTTGGTAAAAAACGTACATCAAATACATAATCAGCATCAATAGGAATTCCATACTTAAAACCAAATGATTCAAATAAAATTGTTAGTTTACGTCCGCGTGTACCTCTCAAGCGTGTATATAATATTTCTATAAGTTCATGTACAGACATTTCTGATGTATCTATGATAAAATCAGCACGTGAACGTAGTGGTTCTAATAGCCTATACTCCTCGTCAATTGCATTTTCTAAAGATAAATTCTTATTAGAAAGTGGATGTATTCTCCGGGTATCACTATAACGACGAATTAATACGTTACTTCTTGCATCTAAAAATAATAACTGTGGTGAAAAGAAATTTGGTAAATTATTTAGTATACATTCAAGTAATTCTGGAGAATCTGGCATATTACGCACGTCAATGCTTACTGCTACAGATACAGTGTGTTTACTTAATATATTTGTTAGTTCAGGCAACATTAAAACTGGTAGATTATCAACACAGTAAAATCCCATGTCTTCAAGAGCACGGAGAGCAATTGATTTTCCTGAACCAGAGCGGCCGCTAACGATCATTAATAACATCACATTCCTCACGTTGTAAACCGACGCATTACACAAGTTTTATAAACTTGGTTGGTTTGGCGCTTAAGAATTTTTAATTCCTTTAGCCGTTGTGATAATGGCGTAAAATTGTAGGTTGTTTGGGAGGTACGCAAATAATAAGTGAATAGGTATCAATTATTACTGTAATATTTTTTAATTAATTTATGTTATTTTCCCTAAAGTATAGGTTTTTTAAAAAAACATAAATTTAATTGATAAAATTAACTTATGTAGTTTATTGAATTATATTAAATTTTACATAAATATTTTCTATTTATGAGATTAAAGTATTTTTTTTCTCTGACTTGATGGTGGTATGAATAAAGATTCACGATATTTAGCAACTGTACGTCGTGCTATTATAATACCTTGTTCGGATAATAAAGAAGTAATTTTACTATCACTTAATGGTTCTATAGGATTTTCTATAGATATTAATCTTTTTACCAAAGCACGGATTGCTATAGATGAAGTTTGGCAACCATTTTGCGTATTTATATGACTGGAAAAAAAATATTTTAATTCAAATATTCCACGAGGACTGTATAAATATTTATTAGTAGTGACACGAGATATAGTAGATTCATGCATATTTAAAGCTTGTGCAATATCTTTTAATATCATTGGACGCATATATTCTTCTCCTTGCTCAAAAAAAGCTTGTTGTTGTTTAACTATATAATTTGTTACTATTAATAACGTAGTATTTCTATTTTCTAAACTTTTAATTAACCACTGTGCCTCTTGTAAATTATCACGAATAAATTGTTGACAATTATTATTGTGTATCATTGCAGCATAATATGTATTAATTTTTAAATTAGGTAAATGGTCAGTATTAAGCTTAACAATCCAATGTGAACTAATTTTTTGTACTATAACATCTGGAATAATATACTCTGGCTCATCGGTATTAATCGATTGACCTGGACGTGGATCAAGAGATTGAATTACTATCATTACATTTTTTAACATATCTTCTTTTAATTGAGTTACATGCATTAGTCTACGGAAATCATGATTAGCTAATAAATGAAGGTTATCACTTACAATTCGGCGTGCTTCTTTTAAAATAGGAACATTAGAATTATATTGAGATAGTTGTACTAACAAGCAATCGCGTAAATCACGAGCTCCAACACCAACTGGATCAAAAAGTTGAATACGTTTTAAGACTATTTCAATTTCTTCAATAGTTAATTCTTTATTATTACCTATAATGTCATGAATTTCTTGTAGTGTAACAGTTAAATAACCAGAATTATCAATAGCATCAATAATCAATGTAGCAATAGCACGCTCTATATCGTTAAATGGCGTTAATTCAACTTGCCACATCAAGTAATCCTGTAGTGATTGACTAGTTTTTCCCTGAGGAACGATTAGTTCATCGTCATAGTTATTATAACTGGTATAAATATTTGAAGAAATATTGGCTGTATATATTTCTTTCCAATCACTATCAATAAATAATGTATCTAAGGATATTTTTTGTTCAAATATTTTATTTTCTTCTAATAAATATTTTTTTTTTAATCTATATTCTTCTAATTCATTAGATTGCTCATTTTGCTCAAGTAATGGATTTTTTTCTAGTGCTAACTGAAGTTCGTGATGAAGTTCAGGCATGGATAGTTGTAGTAAGCGAATTGCTTGCTGTAGTTGAGGTGTTATTACCAGCTGTTGATTAAATTTAAGTTTGAAACTTTGTTTCATAATCTGCCTAGAATAGCCTAAGCAATATAAATATTTATAAAAATTATATATTTTAATATTTTTGATTTATAATCTAAATCCTTCACCTAAATAAACCTCTTTAACCTTTTTATTAGATAAGATTTCATTAGGTGTACCGTGCGCAATAATATAACCTGCACTTACTATATATGCACGCTCACAGACAGTTAAAGTTTCTCGTACATTATGATCAGTAATTAATAATCCCAAACCACTATTGCGCAAATGTTCAATAATTTTTTTGATATCAATAACTGATATGGGATCTACACCAGCAAAAGGTTCATCTAATAGTATAAACTTAGGATTAGCTGCCAATGCACGTGCTATTTCTACACGACGACGTTCACCTCCAGATAAAACTTGTCCTAAACTACCATGGATATGGTTAATATTAAACTCTTTCATTAATTCATTAGCACGCTCGTGACATTGTTTTTTATTAAGTTCCTTTCTTATTTGTAATACTGCCATTAAATTATTGTATACAGTTAATCGACGAAAGATAGAAGCTTCTTGTGGTAGATAACCAATACCTCTAAGTGCACGTGCATGTAAAGGTAAGATACTAATATCTTCAGTATCAATAATAATTTGTCCTGAATCACATGGCACAATTCCTACTAACATATAAAATGTTGTAGTTTTACCAGCTCCATTAGGACCGAGTAATCCAATAATTTCACCAGAGTTAATGTGGAGATTAACATTTTTTACTACACGGCATCCTTTATAAGATTTTGCCAAGTTTTTAGCAATTAGTATTGACATAAGTTTTAGTTATAATTTATTTTTTCTGATTGATTGAATTACTTTTATTTTGTTTTTTTGATGACATCAATAATATAGTAGTAGTTACACGTGAATTTTTATTTTTACTATATGCGTGCATTTTCTGTTCTTTTACTAAATAAGTAATTCGATCTGCTTGAATACTACTATTTTGCTGTTGGATAAAAGCGTTCCCTGATAGTTCTACACAATCTTTTGATTGTTCGTATCGTAGTTTATTAGCATGACCTTGTATAATCTCTTTCTTTTTTCCTTTGTCTTGTATTTGAGAAAATGTTACAGGTTTTCCATAAGCATTAATAATAAGTTTATTATTCTCATCAAAACGTTTAATGAAGATTCTATCTGCATTGATTTTGATTTTTTCTTTATCAATGCTTACGTAGCCTGTAAAAGCTGCATTATTTTTTTGTAAATCTAATATCTGATTAACTGAATGAATATTAATTTTTTTATTTGAATTTTCTGTTAAAGCTAATACTGGTAAGTGAATTACTAATAATATTTGTGCTAAAAGCGCTTTAATATTATTGTTTCTTATTGTCAATTTCATAAATAGTAGTTACCTTTTCTAGTAGTTCAGCATGTTTTTTTCGTAAATTTCCACGCATTTTTCTGCCCTGAGAATAAAAATTACGACCACGAATAATAATTTCGTCATTAGATTCTATATCTTGGGTCAATAAATTGATTTTCATCGTTTTTATTTGGATACTATTGATTTGAAAATCTTTTTTTAATGCTTTAATTTCAACATGTCCTAAAAGATAAAAAATCACATTATTAGTTAATTTTGCTTTATCTGCACGAATCGACCAAGTAGGAACTTTATTTTCATCATAACTTATCATGGTTAGATTATTAAACCAAACAATTTTACTGGTTGGAAAATAACTTGTTCGAGTAGAAATAATCTTATAAGCTAATATACCTGCATAATTATAGAGTATAGTATTTGAATATCCCATTGTATTAGTTGAAATTTTATCTATATCTACTACAACATTATTGTTGTTATTATTGTGATGAATTGAATTCCAAATAATTGTTATCAAAGCTAACATGCCTATAATTAGTATTAGACGACGCATGCTTATAATCATGCTAAATTATCCCTGGCTTAGTATATTCATACTTTCTAATTTATATTTTGATTAAAATAATTCATTACTAACAAAAAACTAAAAAAAATAAATATCTTTCATCGTTAAAGGCATACAAATAATTAATAAATTATTATTTTATTAAATGATTAATGTTTTATTAATCGATTTTAATAAAATTAAACTATACCTGCACGTAAAATATCATGCATATGTATAATTCCAAGCAACTGATTATTGTAATTATCAGTTACTATTAGTGAAGTAATATTTTTTTTTTGCATAAGATTAAGTGCATCAATTGCTAACATGTCTGAATGAATACGAATACCACCATGGGTCATCACATCTTGTATGCGAACTGAATATAAATTCATTCCTCTATCAAACACACGACGTAAGTCACCATCAGTAAATATTCCTTTAATTTTCATTGAGTTATCAACGACAACTGTTAAACCAAGTTTTTTACTAGTAATATTAAGTAGCGCATCTCGTAATGATGCATCAAATGTAACATATGGCATATCTTCTCCGCTATGCATAATATCACAAACATGTAGTAATAGCTTACGACCTAATAATCCTCCAGGATGTAAAAGTGCAAAATCTTCATATGTAAATCCACGAGCCTCTAATAGAGCTACAGCTAATGCATCTCCCATTACTAACATTGCAGTAGTACTACTGGTAGGAGCAAGATCTAACGGGCATGCTTCTTTAGGAACTTTAACACATAAATGAACATCAGATACTCGACCCATACTACTTTCTGAACAACTACTAATACATATTAATTTTATTTTCTGCCGCTTTAACATAGGAATTAATGAAAGAATTT
This genomic stretch from Pantoea sp. Aalb harbors:
- the lptB gene encoding LPS export ABC transporter ATP-binding protein, yielding MSILIAKNLAKSYKGCRVVKNVNLHINSGEIIGLLGPNGAGKTTTFYMLVGIVPCDSGQIIIDTEDISILPLHARALRGIGYLPQEASIFRRLTVYNNLMAVLQIRKELNKKQCHERANELMKEFNINHIHGSLGQVLSGGERRRVEIARALAANPKFILLDEPFAGVDPISVIDIKKIIEHLRNSGLGLLITDHNVRETLTVCERAYIVSAGYIIAHGTPNEILSNKKVKEVYLGEGFRL
- the lptA gene encoding lipopolysaccharide transport periplasmic protein LptA; the encoded protein is MKLTIRNNNIKALLAQILLVIHLPVLALTENSNKKINIHSVNQILDLQKNNAAFTGYVSIDKEKIKINADRIFIKRFDENNKLIINAYGKPVTFSQIQDKGKKKEIIQGHANKLRYEQSKDCVELSGNAFIQQQNSSIQADRITYLVKEQKMHAYSKNKNSRVTTTILLMSSKKQNKSNSINQKK
- the kdsD gene encoding arabinose-5-phosphate isomerase KdsD, yielding MLHEQQDFNYQKIGKKVLRIEREGLDQLEQYINADFSYTCQIIFNCRGKVIVMGMGKSGHIGKKIAATFASTGTPSFFVHPSEASHGDLGMVSSNDIVIAISNSGESHEILSLIPMLKRQKIKLICISSCSESSMGRVSDVHLCVKVPKEACPLDLAPTSSTTAMLVMGDALAVALLEARGFTYEDFALLHPGGLLGRKLLLHVCDIMHSGEDMPYVTFDASLRDALLNITSKKLGLTVVVDNSMKIKGIFTDGDLRRVFDRGMNLYSVRIQDVMTHGGIRIHSDMLAIDALNLMQKKNITSLIVTDNYNNQLLGIIHMHDILRAGIV
- the rapZ gene encoding RNase adapter RapZ; this translates as MLLMIVSGRSGSGKSIALRALEDMGFYCVDNLPVLMLPELTNILSKHTVSVAVSIDVRNMPDSPELLECILNNLPNFFSPQLLFLDARSNVLIRRYSDTRRIHPLSNKNLSLENAIDEEYRLLEPLRSRADFIIDTSEMSVHELIEILYTRLRGTRGRKLTILFESFGFKYGIPIDADYVFDVRFLPNPHWNLTLRNMNGLDSPVAVFLDSHTEVRNFIDQTCNYLKLWLPMLESNNRSYLTVAIGCTGGKHRSVYIVEQLVKYFNAHGKNVQSRHRTLEKLKL
- the lptC gene encoding LPS export ABC transporter periplasmic protein LptC, with the translated sequence MIISMRRLILIIGMLALITIIWNSIHHNNNNNNVVVDIDKISTNTMGYSNTILYNYAGILAYKIISTRTSYFPTSKIVWFNNLTMISYDENKVPTWSIRADKAKLTNNVIFYLLGHVEIKALKKDFQINSIQIKTMKINLLTQDIESNDEIIIRGRNFYSQGRKMRGNLRKKHAELLEKVTTIYEIDNKKQ
- a CDS encoding RNA polymerase factor sigma-54 → MKQSFKLKFNQQLVITPQLQQAIRLLQLSMPELHHELQLALEKNPLLEQNEQSNELEEYRLKKKYLLEENKIFEQKISLDTLFIDSDWKEIYTANISSNIYTSYNNYDDELIVPQGKTSQSLQDYLMWQVELTPFNDIERAIATLIIDAIDNSGYLTVTLQEIHDIIGNNKELTIEEIEIVLKRIQLFDPVGVGARDLRDCLLVQLSQYNSNVPILKEARRIVSDNLHLLANHDFRRLMHVTQLKEDMLKNVMIVIQSLDPRPGQSINTDEPEYIIPDVIVQKISSHWIVKLNTDHLPNLKINTYYAAMIHNNNCQQFIRDNLQEAQWLIKSLENRNTTLLIVTNYIVKQQQAFFEQGEEYMRPMILKDIAQALNMHESTISRVTTNKYLYSPRGIFELKYFFSSHINTQNGCQTSSIAIRALVKRLISIENPIEPLSDSKITSLLSEQGIIIARRTVAKYRESLFIPPSSQRKKIL